Proteins from one Bradyrhizobium roseum genomic window:
- a CDS encoding BaiN/RdsA family NAD(P)/FAD-dependent oxidoreductase: MSSLSQQVAIIGAGPAGLMAAEVLAQGGAHVTVYDAMPSAGRKFLMAGRGGLNLTHSEPLAGFLARYREAAPHLTAAIEAFSPQALRDWSHALGQETFVGSSGRVFPKAFKASPLLRAWLRRLDAVGVRLALRHRWTGWDEHGHLLFQTPDGPHVIEAHATVLALGGASWPRLGSDGAWAESLAARGVQISPLRPANCGFTVAWSDIFRDRFEGQPLKGVVLTIGEHSVRGEAMITRTGIEGGAIYALSTELREAVDSGKATLHVALRPDLDLKELIAKISAPRGKQSLSNFLRKAVSLSPVAIGLLQEAAKTSGTSLASLPPTELAKLINAVPIELTGVAPIARAISTAGGIAFSEIDADFMLRRRPGVFAAGEMLDWEAPTGGYLLQASFATGAAAGRGALKWLES; the protein is encoded by the coding sequence ATGTCATCGCTTTCACAACAAGTCGCCATCATCGGCGCCGGCCCGGCCGGCCTGATGGCGGCCGAGGTACTCGCGCAGGGCGGTGCGCACGTCACCGTCTACGACGCGATGCCGTCGGCCGGCCGCAAGTTCCTGATGGCGGGGCGAGGCGGACTCAACCTCACGCACAGCGAGCCGTTAGCGGGATTCCTCGCTCGCTATCGGGAAGCTGCACCACATCTCACTGCCGCCATCGAAGCGTTTTCGCCACAGGCATTGCGCGACTGGAGCCACGCGCTGGGGCAGGAAACGTTCGTCGGCTCCAGCGGGCGGGTCTTTCCGAAGGCGTTCAAGGCATCGCCCCTGCTGCGGGCGTGGCTGCGGCGGCTGGACGCGGTGGGCGTGCGATTAGCGCTACGTCACCGCTGGACCGGCTGGGACGAGCACGGCCATCTACTTTTTCAAACGCCGGATGGACCGCATGTTATCGAGGCCCATGCGACGGTGCTGGCGCTCGGCGGCGCCAGTTGGCCGCGGCTGGGCTCGGATGGTGCCTGGGCGGAGAGTCTCGCAGCGAGAGGCGTGCAGATTTCGCCGCTGCGGCCGGCGAATTGCGGCTTCACCGTCGCCTGGTCCGATATCTTTCGAGACCGCTTTGAAGGGCAACCGCTCAAGGGCGTTGTGCTGACGATCGGTGAGCACAGCGTGCGCGGCGAAGCCATGATCACTCGTACCGGCATCGAAGGCGGGGCGATCTATGCGCTGTCGACCGAATTGCGTGAGGCAGTTGACAGCGGCAAGGCAACCCTGCACGTGGCGCTGCGGCCTGATCTCGATCTAAAAGAACTGATCGCGAAGATATCAGCGCCGAGAGGCAAACAGTCCCTGTCGAATTTCCTGCGCAAGGCCGTCAGCCTCTCGCCGGTGGCGATCGGCCTGCTGCAGGAGGCGGCCAAAACATCCGGCACCTCGCTCGCGTCGCTGCCGCCGACCGAACTCGCCAAGCTGATCAACGCTGTCCCAATTGAACTCACCGGTGTCGCGCCGATCGCGCGCGCGATCTCGACGGCGGGCGGGATCGCGTTTAGCGAAATCGATGCCGATTTCATGCTCCGCCGCCGGCCCGGTGTGTTCGCGGCCGGTGAAATGCTGGACTGGGAAGCGCCGACCGGCGGCTATCTGTTGCAGGCGTCGTTCGCGACGGGGGCTGCGGCGGGCAGGGGCGCGTTGAAGTGGCTGGAATCGTAG
- a CDS encoding SDR family NAD(P)-dependent oxidoreductase, giving the protein MAIRFDGRVAIVTGAGNGLGRAHALGLASRGAKVVVNDFGGARDGTGGSLTPAETVVEEIRKAGGTAMADGADVSNFEQVTAMVERATREWGSVDLLCANAGILRDKSFAKMEVADFAKVMDVHLTGTFYCCKAVWAGMRERNYGRIVVTTSSSGLFGNFGQANYGAAKAGMVGLMNVLAEEGRKNNIRVNTISPTAATRMTEELLSPQALALMKPEAITPAVEFLLSEDAPTRTIMGAGAGSFAVIKIIETEGINLPQSEWTPDAIAAHFVEIDDVSKAKALQGAFEQTQKYVAQAAARAGIKL; this is encoded by the coding sequence ATGGCAATCAGGTTTGACGGACGCGTCGCTATCGTCACCGGCGCGGGCAATGGTCTGGGACGGGCGCATGCGCTGGGGCTGGCGAGCCGCGGCGCCAAGGTGGTGGTCAATGATTTCGGCGGCGCGCGCGACGGCACCGGCGGATCGCTGACGCCGGCCGAGACCGTGGTCGAGGAAATCCGCAAAGCCGGCGGCACGGCGATGGCCGACGGCGCCGATGTCTCGAATTTCGAACAGGTCACCGCCATGGTCGAACGCGCCACCAGGGAGTGGGGCAGCGTCGATCTGTTGTGCGCCAATGCCGGCATCCTCCGCGACAAGTCCTTTGCCAAGATGGAGGTCGCCGATTTCGCCAAGGTGATGGATGTCCACCTCACCGGCACCTTCTATTGCTGCAAGGCGGTGTGGGCCGGCATGCGCGAGCGCAATTACGGCCGCATCGTCGTTACCACCTCGTCGTCGGGCCTGTTCGGCAATTTCGGCCAGGCCAATTACGGCGCGGCCAAAGCCGGCATGGTCGGCCTGATGAATGTGCTGGCCGAGGAAGGCCGCAAGAACAACATCCGCGTCAACACGATTTCGCCGACGGCGGCAACCCGCATGACCGAGGAACTGCTGTCGCCGCAGGCGCTGGCTTTGATGAAGCCCGAGGCGATCACGCCGGCGGTGGAATTTTTGCTCAGCGAGGACGCGCCGACCCGCACCATCATGGGCGCCGGCGCAGGCTCGTTCGCCGTGATCAAGATCATCGAGACCGAAGGCATCAACCTGCCGCAGTCCGAATGGACGCCGGACGCCATCGCCGCGCATTTCGTCGAGATCGACGATGTCTCGAAGGCGAAGGCGCTGCAGGGCGCGTTCGAGCAGACGCAGAAATATGTCGCGCAGGCCGCGGCGAGGGCGGGGATCAAGCTTTAG
- a CDS encoding MaoC family dehydratase, translating into MNEVWKKPPVSFEAYQAMLGKEIGVSSWHLIDQNRINVYADVIEDHQFIHVDPERAKKETAFGNTIAHGFLTMSLMSIMSYEVMPVIEGTAMGVNYGFDKLRFLSPVRAGSRVRGRFTLMEARLRKPKELQSRTNVTVEIEGEEKPALVADWIGLIYFD; encoded by the coding sequence ATGAATGAAGTCTGGAAGAAGCCGCCGGTTTCGTTCGAGGCCTATCAGGCCATGCTCGGCAAGGAGATCGGCGTGTCATCCTGGCACCTGATCGACCAGAACAGGATCAACGTCTATGCCGACGTGATCGAGGACCACCAGTTCATTCATGTCGATCCGGAACGGGCGAAAAAGGAAACCGCGTTCGGCAATACCATCGCCCACGGTTTCCTCACGATGTCGCTGATGAGCATTATGTCCTACGAGGTGATGCCCGTCATCGAAGGCACCGCGATGGGCGTCAACTACGGTTTCGACAAGCTGCGCTTCCTCTCGCCGGTGCGGGCCGGTTCGCGCGTCCGTGGCCGATTCACGCTGATGGAAGCCAGGCTGCGCAAGCCGAAAGAGCTGCAGTCACGCACCAATGTCACCGTCGAGATCGAGGGCGAGGAAAAACCGGCGCTGGTGGCTGACTGGATCGGGTTGATCTATTTCGACTAG
- a CDS encoding AMP-binding protein: MTTFQDARAFLLKHRTDYDAAVKGFRWPDPAPFNWALDWFDAELARNADSRHRAALWIVDAGHKETKLSFAALSARSNQVANFLRAQGLKRGDHLLLLLGNVVPLWETMLAAMKIGVVVIPATTLLTPDELRDRLDRGRARVVVASQEQVAKFAGLGGENLVRIVVGATSRHDGWLPFEEAAGASETFVPDGPTNPDDPMLLYFTSGTTAKPKLVRHSQRSYPVGALSTMFWLGLQPGDVHLNISSPGWAKHAWSCFFAPWNAGATVFVVNQPRFDAKALLATVGRCGVTTLCAPPTVWRLFIQERLADFKVSLREVCGAGEPLNPEVIDQVKAAWGLTIRDGYGQTETTALAGNSPGQKVKIGSMGRPLPGYRVQITDGDGHVTKEGEVTLVLGADRPAGLMQGYQGEDGKLSGADGDLYRSGDVVFADDEGYLTFVGRSDDVFKSSDYRISPFELESVLLEHESVAEAAVVPSPDPIRLAIPKAYVLLVSGVERSPETALSIFQHLHARLAPFKRIRRIELVTELPKTISGKIRRVQLRRLEHDDNRTDALRGAEFREDEFPELQKVRTAGLES; the protein is encoded by the coding sequence ATGACGACCTTTCAGGACGCACGCGCCTTTCTGCTCAAGCACCGCACCGATTACGATGCGGCCGTGAAGGGGTTTCGCTGGCCCGATCCGGCGCCATTCAACTGGGCGCTCGACTGGTTCGACGCGGAACTGGCTCGCAATGCCGACAGCCGGCACCGTGCCGCGCTCTGGATCGTCGATGCCGGCCACAAGGAAACCAAACTTTCCTTCGCGGCGCTCTCGGCCCGTTCCAACCAGGTGGCCAACTTCCTGCGCGCGCAGGGGCTGAAGCGCGGCGATCATTTGCTGCTGCTGCTTGGCAACGTCGTGCCGCTATGGGAGACCATGCTGGCGGCAATGAAGATCGGCGTCGTCGTGATCCCCGCGACCACGCTGCTCACGCCGGACGAACTGCGCGACCGGCTCGACCGCGGCCGGGCGAGGGTGGTGGTGGCCTCGCAGGAGCAGGTGGCAAAGTTCGCAGGGCTCGGGGGCGAAAACCTGGTTCGCATCGTGGTCGGTGCGACGTCCAGGCACGACGGCTGGCTCCCGTTCGAGGAGGCGGCTGGCGCGTCCGAGACCTTTGTTCCTGATGGCCCGACCAATCCCGACGATCCGATGCTGCTCTATTTCACCTCGGGCACCACGGCAAAACCAAAGCTGGTGCGGCACAGCCAGCGCAGCTATCCCGTCGGAGCGCTGTCGACGATGTTCTGGCTCGGCCTGCAGCCGGGCGATGTGCACCTGAATATTTCCTCGCCGGGCTGGGCCAAACACGCCTGGAGCTGTTTCTTCGCGCCCTGGAATGCCGGCGCCACCGTTTTCGTGGTCAACCAGCCGCGCTTCGACGCCAAGGCGTTGCTCGCCACCGTCGGCCGCTGCGGCGTCACCACGCTGTGCGCGCCGCCGACGGTGTGGCGGCTGTTCATTCAGGAGCGGCTTGCGGATTTCAAAGTCAGTCTGCGCGAGGTCTGCGGCGCGGGCGAGCCGCTCAACCCGGAAGTGATCGACCAGGTGAAGGCGGCGTGGGGCCTTACCATCCGCGATGGCTACGGCCAGACCGAGACCACCGCGCTGGCCGGCAATTCGCCGGGCCAGAAGGTCAAGATCGGATCGATGGGCCGCCCGTTGCCGGGCTACCGCGTGCAGATCACCGACGGCGACGGCCACGTCACCAAGGAGGGCGAGGTGACGCTGGTGCTCGGCGCCGATCGTCCCGCGGGCCTGATGCAGGGCTATCAGGGCGAGGACGGCAAGCTCTCCGGCGCCGATGGCGATCTCTATCGCAGCGGCGACGTGGTGTTTGCCGACGACGAGGGCTACCTCACCTTCGTGGGCCGCTCCGACGACGTCTTCAAATCCTCCGACTACCGCATCAGCCCGTTTGAGCTGGAAAGCGTGCTGCTGGAACATGAATCGGTCGCCGAAGCCGCCGTCGTTCCGAGCCCCGATCCGATCCGGCTGGCGATCCCGAAGGCCTATGTGCTGCTGGTGTCGGGCGTCGAGCGTTCGCCCGAAACCGCGCTATCGATCTTTCAGCACCTGCATGCGCGGCTGGCGCCATTCAAGCGTATCCGCAGAATCGAACTGGTGACGGAGTTGCCGAAGACGATTTCCGGAAAAATCCGCCGCGTGCAGTTGCGCCGCCTCGAACATGACGATAATCGCACCGACGCGCTGCGCGGCGCTGAATTCCGCGAAGATGAGTTTCCGGAGCTGCAGAAGGTGCGGACCGCCGGGCTGGAGAGCTGA
- the mmsB gene encoding 3-hydroxyisobutyrate dehydrogenase, with amino-acid sequence MANIAFIGLGNMGGPMAANLVKAGHKVTAFDLVAASRDQAKADGAAIAESSVGSVKGTDVIITMLPAGKHVLSVWNEVIPVMTKGALIIDCSTIDVESAKQAHALAAKHGALSVDAPVSGGTGGAKGATLTFMCGGEDKAFAAAKPVLENMGKKLVHCGGAGAGQAAKICNNMILGISMIGVGEAFALAEKLGLSHQALFDVASTSSGQCWALTSYCPVPGPVPASPANNGYKPGFAAALMVKDLTLAQDAANAAGAATPLGKHAQELYKAFDAAGHGGVDFSGIIQHVRSLAAK; translated from the coding sequence ATGGCAAATATCGCATTCATTGGCCTCGGCAACATGGGCGGGCCGATGGCCGCCAATCTGGTCAAGGCCGGCCACAAGGTGACCGCGTTCGATCTGGTCGCCGCCTCGCGCGATCAGGCCAAGGCCGACGGCGCCGCCATCGCCGAAAGCTCGGTTGGCTCGGTCAAGGGCACCGACGTGATCATCACCATGTTGCCCGCGGGCAAGCATGTGCTGTCGGTCTGGAACGAAGTGATCCCTGTCATGACCAAGGGTGCGCTGATCATCGATTGCTCGACCATCGACGTCGAAAGCGCCAAGCAGGCGCATGCACTCGCCGCGAAGCATGGCGCGCTCTCGGTCGATGCGCCGGTGTCGGGCGGAACCGGCGGCGCCAAGGGCGCGACGCTGACCTTCATGTGCGGCGGCGAGGACAAGGCATTTGCGGCAGCCAAGCCTGTGCTCGAGAACATGGGCAAGAAGCTCGTGCATTGCGGCGGTGCGGGTGCGGGTCAGGCGGCCAAGATCTGCAACAACATGATCCTGGGCATTTCCATGATCGGGGTCGGCGAGGCCTTTGCGCTCGCCGAAAAGCTCGGCCTGTCGCACCAGGCGCTGTTCGATGTCGCCTCGACCTCGTCGGGCCAGTGCTGGGCGCTGACGTCCTATTGCCCGGTGCCGGGCCCGGTGCCGGCCTCGCCGGCGAACAACGGCTACAAGCCCGGATTTGCCGCGGCGCTGATGGTGAAGGACCTCACGCTGGCGCAGGATGCCGCCAATGCCGCGGGTGCTGCGACGCCGCTGGGCAAGCACGCGCAGGAGCTCTACAAGGCGTTCGACGCCGCCGGGCATGGCGGGGTGGATTTTTCCGGTATTATCCAGCACGTTCGGAGCCTCGCCGCGAAATAA
- a CDS encoding enoyl-CoA hydratase/isomerase family protein, with protein MTDVSVAEGDLIARKEGSAGVIRLNRPKAINAVTLEMFHDIDRALDAFEKDPAVAVILLEGAGERGLCAGGDIRSLWESSKVKGDLGKVLWRDEYILNARIKKFPKPYVAFMDGIVMGGGVGLSAHAAHRVVTDRTKLAMPEVGLGFFPDVGGTWLLARSPGEIGTYFGLTGQTMNGPDAIHAKFADAVVPSARLPALREALTNVAPGATSADIGQLIASFSTGEKAGPVAAQQAKIDALFRQDRMEDIVAALQRDGSDFAQATLKTLNEKSPRGMVVTLKLLRLARTSRSLEECLVREYRAALEVFASDDFREGVRAAVIDKDRSPKWSPPHIEDVTAEMVAPYFAEIGADELKFP; from the coding sequence ATGACGGATGTTTCTGTCGCAGAAGGCGACCTGATCGCGCGCAAGGAAGGCTCGGCCGGCGTTATCCGTCTGAATCGTCCCAAGGCCATCAATGCCGTCACGCTGGAGATGTTTCATGACATCGACAGAGCGCTCGATGCGTTCGAGAAGGATCCCGCGGTTGCCGTGATTCTGCTGGAAGGTGCGGGTGAACGCGGCCTGTGTGCCGGTGGCGACATCCGCTCGCTCTGGGAAAGCTCGAAGGTCAAGGGCGACCTCGGCAAGGTTCTGTGGCGCGACGAATACATTCTCAACGCCCGGATCAAAAAATTTCCAAAACCTTATGTCGCCTTCATGGATGGCATCGTGATGGGCGGCGGCGTGGGCCTGTCGGCGCATGCCGCACACCGCGTCGTGACCGACAGGACGAAGCTGGCGATGCCCGAGGTGGGCCTCGGCTTCTTCCCCGATGTCGGCGGCACGTGGCTGCTGGCGCGTTCGCCGGGCGAGATCGGCACCTATTTCGGATTGACGGGTCAGACCATGAATGGCCCGGACGCGATTCACGCAAAATTTGCCGATGCTGTGGTGCCGTCGGCAAGGCTGCCGGCCCTGCGCGAGGCGCTGACGAACGTGGCGCCCGGCGCGACATCGGCGGATATCGGCCAGCTGATCGCGAGCTTCTCGACCGGGGAGAAGGCCGGGCCGGTCGCGGCGCAGCAGGCGAAGATCGATGCGCTATTCCGCCAAGATCGCATGGAAGACATCGTCGCAGCGTTGCAACGCGATGGTTCGGACTTTGCGCAGGCGACGCTGAAGACGCTGAATGAAAAGTCGCCGCGCGGCATGGTGGTGACGCTGAAGCTGTTGCGGCTGGCGCGAACGTCACGCTCGCTGGAGGAATGCCTGGTGCGGGAATATCGCGCCGCGCTGGAAGTATTCGCCAGCGACGATTTCCGCGAGGGCGTGCGCGCCGCCGTGATCGACAAGGACCGAAGCCCAAAATGGTCGCCGCCGCACATTGAAGACGTGACGGCGGAAATGGTCGCGCCGTATTTCGCGGAGATCGGCGCCGACGAGCTGAAGTTTCCCTGA
- a CDS encoding isobutyryl-CoA dehydrogenase codes for MQFALNEDQIAVRDMARAFAAEKIAPDALRWDEEKHFPVDVMREAATLGMGGIYIKDDVGGSAMTRFDAALIFEALATGCPTVSAFISIHNMASWMIDAYGSDTQRQKWLPKLCTMELIASYCLTEPGAGSDAAALRTRAVREGDHYVLNGQKQFISGAGGTDLLVAMVRTGGDGPGGVSTLVVDGKTPGVSYGANERKMGWNAQPTRAVIFENARVPVENRLGDEGIGFKIAMAGLDGGRINIAACSLGGAQSALEKSLAYMKERKAFGKRLDEFQALQFRLADMATELEAARTFVWRAAAALDRKDADATMLCAMAKRFGTDIGFEVANQALQLHGGYGYLSEYGIEKIVRDLRVHQILEGTNEIMRLIVSRKLIEGAR; via the coding sequence ATGCAATTCGCGCTCAACGAGGACCAGATCGCCGTCCGTGACATGGCGCGGGCGTTTGCGGCCGAGAAAATCGCGCCTGATGCGCTGCGCTGGGACGAGGAGAAGCATTTCCCCGTCGACGTGATGCGCGAAGCGGCCACGCTCGGCATGGGCGGCATCTACATCAAGGACGACGTCGGCGGGTCGGCGATGACCCGCTTCGACGCCGCGCTGATCTTCGAGGCGCTGGCGACGGGATGCCCGACCGTGTCGGCGTTCATCTCGATCCACAACATGGCGTCGTGGATGATCGATGCCTATGGCAGCGACACCCAGCGGCAGAAGTGGCTGCCGAAGCTTTGCACCATGGAGCTGATCGCGAGCTACTGCCTCACCGAGCCGGGCGCCGGCTCGGACGCTGCGGCGCTGCGGACCCGCGCGGTGCGTGAGGGCGATCATTACGTCCTGAATGGCCAGAAGCAGTTCATTTCAGGCGCCGGTGGCACCGACCTGCTGGTGGCGATGGTGCGAACCGGGGGCGACGGTCCCGGCGGCGTATCGACGCTCGTCGTTGACGGCAAGACGCCGGGTGTCTCGTATGGCGCCAACGAGCGCAAGATGGGCTGGAACGCGCAGCCGACCCGCGCGGTGATCTTCGAGAACGCCCGCGTGCCGGTCGAAAACCGTCTGGGCGACGAGGGCATCGGCTTCAAGATCGCGATGGCCGGGCTCGACGGCGGCCGCATCAATATCGCGGCCTGTTCGCTCGGCGGCGCGCAAAGCGCGCTGGAAAAATCGCTGGCCTACATGAAGGAGCGAAAAGCCTTCGGAAAACGCCTCGACGAATTTCAGGCGCTGCAGTTCCGGCTTGCCGATATGGCGACCGAACTGGAAGCGGCGCGAACTTTTGTGTGGCGTGCTGCCGCAGCGCTCGATCGCAAGGATGCGGACGCGACCATGCTGTGCGCGATGGCCAAGCGCTTCGGTACCGACATCGGCTTCGAGGTCGCCAACCAGGCGCTGCAGCTCCATGGCGGCTACGGCTATCTCAGCGAATACGGCATCGAGAAGATCGTGCGCGATCTGCGGGTGCACCAGATCCTGGAAGGGACCAACGAGATCATGCGGCTGATTGTTTCGCGCAAGCTGATCGAGGGCGCGCGATGA
- a CDS encoding CoA-acylating methylmalonate-semialdehyde dehydrogenase yields MRSIGHFIGGKEVKGTSGRTADVFEPMTGDVQAKVALASKAEVRAAIENARDAQVEWANTNPQRRARVMMKFLELAQRDYDKLAELLAREHGKTVPDAKGDIQRGLEVVEFACGVPHLMKGEYTEGAGPGIDIYSMRQPLGVVAGITPFNFPAMIPMWKFAPAIACGNAFVLKPSERDPGVPMMLASLMIEAGLPPGVLNVVNGDKEAVDAILDDPDIKAIGFVGSTPIAQYIYERAAQTGKRCQCFGGAKNHAIVMPDADMDQTVDALIGAGYGSAGERCMAISVAVPVGKTAADRLMEKLIPRVESLKIGTSVDPSADYGPLVTREAVEKVKNYIDIGVKEGATLAVDGRGFKMQGYENGFYLGGSLFDNVTKDMRIYKEEIFGPVLSVVRAHDYKEALALPSDHDYGNGVAIFTRDGDAARDFAAKVNVGMVGINVPIPVPIAYYTFGGWKKSGFGDLNQHGPDSIRFYTKTKTVTSRWPSGVKEGAEFSIPTMK; encoded by the coding sequence ATGCGTTCCATCGGACATTTCATCGGCGGGAAAGAGGTCAAGGGCACGTCGGGCCGCACGGCCGACGTTTTCGAGCCGATGACCGGCGACGTGCAGGCCAAGGTGGCGCTGGCTTCCAAGGCCGAGGTCCGCGCGGCGATCGAGAACGCCAGGGACGCCCAGGTCGAATGGGCCAACACCAATCCGCAGCGCCGGGCGCGCGTGATGATGAAGTTTCTCGAATTGGCGCAGCGCGATTACGACAAGCTTGCCGAACTGTTGGCGCGCGAGCACGGCAAGACCGTTCCCGACGCCAAGGGCGACATCCAGCGCGGCCTCGAAGTCGTCGAGTTCGCCTGCGGCGTTCCGCACCTGATGAAGGGTGAATACACCGAAGGCGCCGGCCCCGGCATCGATATCTATTCGATGCGCCAGCCGCTGGGCGTGGTCGCCGGCATCACGCCGTTCAATTTCCCGGCGATGATCCCGATGTGGAAATTCGCGCCCGCGATCGCCTGCGGCAACGCCTTTGTCCTGAAGCCTTCGGAGCGCGATCCTGGCGTGCCGATGATGCTGGCTTCGCTGATGATCGAGGCGGGGCTGCCGCCCGGCGTGCTCAACGTCGTCAACGGCGACAAGGAAGCCGTCGATGCGATCCTCGACGATCCCGATATCAAGGCGATCGGCTTTGTCGGCTCGACGCCGATTGCGCAGTATATCTACGAGCGCGCCGCGCAGACCGGCAAGCGCTGCCAGTGCTTTGGCGGCGCCAAGAACCACGCCATCGTGATGCCCGACGCCGACATGGACCAGACCGTCGATGCGCTGATCGGCGCCGGCTATGGCTCGGCGGGCGAGCGCTGCATGGCGATTTCGGTCGCGGTGCCCGTCGGCAAGACCGCCGCCGACCGCCTGATGGAAAAGCTGATCCCGCGCGTGGAGTCGCTCAAGATCGGCACCTCGGTCGATCCGTCCGCCGATTACGGCCCGCTGGTGACGCGCGAAGCGGTCGAGAAGGTGAAAAACTACATCGATATCGGCGTCAAGGAGGGCGCGACGCTCGCCGTCGACGGCCGTGGCTTCAAAATGCAGGGCTACGAGAACGGCTTCTATCTCGGCGGTTCGCTGTTCGACAACGTCACCAAGGACATGCGGATCTACAAGGAAGAGATTTTTGGCCCGGTGCTGTCGGTGGTGCGCGCCCACGATTACAAGGAAGCGCTGGCGCTGCCGTCGGACCATGACTACGGCAACGGTGTTGCCATCTTCACCCGCGATGGCGATGCCGCCCGCGACTTCGCCGCCAAGGTCAATGTCGGCATGGTCGGCATCAACGTGCCGATCCCGGTGCCGATCGCCTATTACACCTTCGGCGGCTGGAAGAAGTCGGGTTTTGGTGACCTGAACCAGCACGGCCCCGACTCTATCCGCTTCTACACCAAGACCAAGACGGTCACCTCGCGCTGGCCGTCCGGTGTCAAGGAAGGTGCGGAGTTCTCGATCCCGACGATGAAGTAA
- a CDS encoding LysR family transcriptional regulator translates to MLDQGSGAIDWDDFRFVLAIVRGGSVSAAAKQLSVDHATVIRRVDRLERHLSAKLFDRRKTGYLLTEAGQRVADSAEAMESTIVANQEAVGGSRAQLTGTVRIGAPDGFGSHFLASRLVKFTERYPDLDLQLVATARLFSLSKREADIAISLTMPKEGRIVGRKLLDYSLGLYAAPIYLDRAPKITSRGDLPGHRFVGYIEELLFTPELDYLPQVSPRISAKLRSANLIAQLNATIAGFGIAVLPHFMATAHPELHPVLPDEVRIERTFWMLMHADSKDLARIRAVADYIHETVESERALFGGLCRVG, encoded by the coding sequence ATGCTGGATCAAGGCTCCGGGGCAATCGACTGGGATGACTTCCGTTTCGTGCTGGCGATCGTCCGCGGCGGATCGGTTTCCGCTGCCGCCAAGCAGCTATCGGTCGATCATGCCACCGTGATCCGGCGGGTCGACCGTCTGGAACGGCATCTCTCGGCCAAACTGTTCGACCGCCGCAAGACCGGCTACCTGCTGACGGAGGCCGGCCAGCGCGTCGCCGACAGCGCCGAAGCGATGGAATCCACCATCGTCGCCAACCAGGAGGCGGTCGGCGGCTCGCGCGCGCAGCTCACCGGCACGGTCCGGATCGGCGCCCCCGACGGTTTTGGCAGCCACTTCCTGGCCTCGCGGCTGGTGAAATTCACCGAGCGGTACCCCGATCTCGATCTGCAGCTCGTCGCCACCGCGCGGCTGTTCAGCCTGTCGAAGCGCGAGGCCGACATCGCCATCAGCCTGACCATGCCCAAGGAAGGCCGCATCGTCGGGCGCAAGCTGCTCGACTACAGCCTCGGACTCTATGCTGCGCCCATCTATCTCGACCGGGCGCCAAAAATAACAAGCCGTGGCGACCTGCCCGGGCATCGCTTCGTCGGCTATATCGAGGAGCTGCTGTTCACCCCGGAACTGGATTACCTGCCGCAGGTCTCGCCAAGAATTTCCGCCAAACTCCGCAGCGCCAACCTGATCGCGCAGCTCAACGCCACCATCGCCGGTTTCGGGATCGCCGTGCTGCCGCACTTCATGGCGACGGCGCATCCAGAGTTGCACCCGGTACTGCCCGACGAGGTCAGGATTGAACGCACGTTCTGGATGCTGATGCACGCCGACAGCAAGGACCTGGCGCGCATTCGCGCGGTCGCAGACTACATTCACGAGACGGTGGAGAGCGAACGCGCGCTGTTTGGCGGTCTTTGTAGGGTGGGCTGA
- a CDS encoding TetR/AcrR family transcriptional regulator, which translates to MRYSKEHKQETHARIVKKASVRLREKGAHGIGVADLMKEAGLTHGGFYAHFDSREALVIEAFGYAMDRAAEHWRNMTAEIPPEKRLSAIVESYVSATHRDDPGRGCAVPTLGAEIARESAKTRKAFAAKLDQMIDLVADQIPDVPRKTARRLAMGTMATMMGALVMSRVAGSGELSDEILASGREAALSRAAKPVAKKAKAKVN; encoded by the coding sequence ATGCGGTATTCGAAAGAGCACAAGCAGGAGACTCACGCGCGGATCGTGAAGAAGGCCTCGGTGCGGCTGCGCGAAAAGGGCGCGCATGGCATCGGCGTCGCGGACCTGATGAAGGAGGCGGGCCTGACCCATGGCGGTTTCTACGCGCATTTCGATTCCCGCGAGGCGCTGGTGATCGAGGCGTTCGGCTACGCGATGGATCGCGCGGCCGAGCATTGGCGCAACATGACGGCTGAAATTCCGCCGGAGAAGCGGCTGTCGGCCATCGTCGAGTCCTACGTCTCGGCCACGCATCGGGACGATCCCGGCCGCGGCTGCGCCGTTCCTACCCTCGGTGCCGAAATCGCCCGCGAGAGCGCCAAGACGCGCAAGGCGTTTGCGGCCAAGCTCGACCAGATGATCGATCTCGTCGCCGACCAGATTCCCGACGTGCCGAGGAAGACGGCGCGCCGGCTGGCGATGGGCACGATGGCGACGATGATGGGCGCGCTGGTGATGTCCCGCGTCGCCGGCAGCGGCGAACTGTCGGACGAAATTCTCGCCTCCGGCAGGGAGGCGGCGCTGTCCCGCGCGGCGAAGCCGGTTGCGAAGAAGGCCAAAGCGAAGGTGAATTGA